One genomic region from Streptomyces sp. NBC_00582 encodes:
- a CDS encoding TetR/AcrR family transcriptional regulator, with product MTVKGHPRKTTGSRGKRETVLDAAVEVFLARGFDQTSMDAVAAQAGVSKTTVYAHFGDKVELFRAVIERGGSSLDFDLDQAMLSSVDDPQERLTHIVTKLLEATTGPQFLALVRVMATETTRRPELTAALRTLGVPHVVDVVAATLLEDGRRHGYTLRDAHAYAAMFVRMAAASPQMDALLTPKPHLDTARLTAHARWTTTLFLRALRSRDPEVLPEAPLRTVGDIFPWTAEPRTH from the coding sequence ATGACGGTCAAGGGACACCCCCGCAAGACGACGGGGTCCCGGGGCAAGCGGGAGACCGTACTCGACGCTGCCGTCGAGGTGTTCCTCGCCCGCGGCTTCGACCAGACGTCAATGGATGCCGTCGCGGCCCAGGCAGGCGTCTCGAAGACCACCGTCTACGCCCACTTCGGCGACAAGGTGGAACTCTTCCGCGCCGTAATCGAGCGCGGCGGCTCCTCGCTGGACTTCGACCTCGACCAGGCGATGCTTTCATCCGTCGACGACCCGCAGGAGAGGCTGACGCACATCGTCACCAAGCTTCTCGAGGCGACGACCGGCCCGCAGTTCCTCGCCCTCGTCCGCGTCATGGCCACGGAGACAACCCGCCGCCCCGAACTGACCGCGGCACTGCGCACGCTCGGCGTGCCGCACGTCGTCGATGTCGTGGCCGCGACGCTGCTGGAGGACGGCCGACGGCACGGCTACACGCTGCGGGACGCCCACGCGTACGCCGCGATGTTCGTCCGCATGGCGGCGGCCAGCCCGCAGATGGACGCCCTGTTGACCCCGAAGCCGCATCTCGACACGGCCCGACTGACCGCGCACGCCCGCTGGACTACCACCCTGTTCCTGCGCGCCCTGCGCTCGCGGGACCCCGAAGTGCTGCCCGAAGCGCCCCTTCGCACGGTCGGCGACATCTTCCCCTGGACCGCAGAGCCGCGCACACACTGA
- a CDS encoding nuclear transport factor 2 family protein, producing MSAVPTPATVAAKRLVVDFFTAVIAARNVDAIPDYVAPELIQHGADIPDGVQAYTEHLRDRFRREARAEDADGVRQPPEPVFIIADNDLVCVCRYLPQPDPDVPGATFDYYTFTTYRVRDGRITERWPSVNKVALPQPPAPDTPSRAVLVSTPPGNDMEANKRLVTDFYRCIFDARNPDAVKDFVTEDYHQYVAHYPTGRAGLEKFVRIQFPDGPVPTPAEPLNPPALLLAQGDIVVCAGLLPQPDPDGGTYPYYVYDAFRVRDGLLSEHWSGVTKAALPRHPGPPPRGHS from the coding sequence ATGTCTGCTGTACCCACCCCTGCGACCGTCGCCGCCAAGCGGCTGGTGGTCGACTTCTTCACCGCTGTCATCGCCGCTCGCAACGTCGACGCCATACCCGATTACGTCGCCCCCGAGCTGATTCAGCACGGCGCGGACATCCCGGACGGCGTCCAGGCGTACACCGAACACCTGCGAGACCGTTTCCGGCGTGAGGCCCGGGCCGAGGACGCGGACGGCGTCCGTCAGCCGCCGGAACCCGTCTTCATCATTGCCGACAACGACCTGGTCTGTGTCTGCCGTTACCTGCCGCAGCCCGATCCGGACGTTCCCGGAGCCACCTTCGACTACTACACGTTCACCACCTACCGAGTCCGGGACGGGCGGATCACGGAGCGGTGGCCGTCCGTCAACAAGGTCGCTCTGCCGCAGCCGCCGGCACCGGACACGCCGTCGCGCGCGGTTCTCGTGTCGACGCCGCCCGGGAACGACATGGAGGCGAACAAACGTCTGGTGACTGACTTCTACCGCTGCATCTTCGACGCGCGGAACCCCGACGCCGTCAAGGACTTCGTCACGGAGGACTACCACCAGTACGTCGCCCACTACCCGACCGGTCGCGCCGGGCTGGAGAAGTTCGTTCGCATCCAGTTCCCCGACGGCCCCGTGCCGACGCCCGCCGAGCCGCTCAACCCGCCGGCGCTGCTCCTCGCCCAGGGCGACATCGTCGTGTGCGCCGGGCTGCTGCCCCAGCCCGACCCCGACGGCGGGACATACCCGTACTACGTCTACGACGCCTTCCGCGTCCGGGACGGGCTGCTGTCCGAGCACTGGAGCGGCGTCACCAAGGCGGCCCTGCCCCGGCACCCCGGACCTCCCCCGCGGGGTCACAGCTGA
- a CDS encoding acetoacetate--CoA ligase — MSRPLYELPPRIRRETRAAGYLDWLRESRGLSLPGWEELWRWSVTDPEGFWGSLWDHFGIGSRAPYDCVLADPRMPGAVWFPGVRINYAEHCLGDAEDAQRTAVLARSETRGPVRLSYADLRDQVARAREGLRRLGVGKGDRVVSCLPNIPEAVVAYLATASLGAVWASCAPEFGVPSVIDRFGQLEPKVLLAVPGYVYGGKQIDRRAEVARIRAALPSVERVVDVPYGPGTLPDAVGWDALLADSGPLVFEPVPFDHPLCVLFSSGTTGKPKAIVHGHGGILLEHLKSLALHWDLRAGDRMLWFTTTGWMMWQVLVSCLLTRASIVLLDGNPLHPDLRHQWRVAEETRATHFGSSPGYLMACRKAGVRPAEEFDLSAVRHLPVAGSPLPAEGFRWIHEQFGDTVLLNVGSGGTDVCTGLVQGSPLQPVWEGEMSGPALGVHAQAFDPRGEPVVGRLGELVVIAPMPSMPVGLWGDDPGASRYRATYFDRYPGIWRHGDWIRFGEDRGCVITGRSDATLNRGGVRLGTAEFYRVVEEMPEIDDSLVVHLEDPEGGPGELALFVVTRQSLDEVLRDRLKAAIRSALSPRHVPDTVEAVPAIPYNRTGKKLEVPVKRILRGADPDDVVAPGSISDPASLDAFVAMARRRRVPVRLAAPSTSAPPTNPPNSKE; from the coding sequence ATGAGCCGACCGCTGTACGAACTGCCCCCAAGGATCCGGCGTGAGACACGGGCCGCCGGTTACCTCGACTGGCTACGGGAGTCCCGGGGCCTGTCCCTGCCCGGCTGGGAGGAACTGTGGCGGTGGTCGGTCACCGACCCGGAGGGATTCTGGGGATCGTTGTGGGACCACTTCGGCATCGGGTCGCGGGCCCCGTACGACTGCGTCCTGGCCGATCCCCGCATGCCCGGCGCCGTATGGTTTCCCGGAGTACGGATCAACTACGCCGAGCACTGCCTCGGGGACGCGGAGGACGCCCAGCGCACCGCGGTCCTCGCCCGCTCGGAGACGCGTGGACCCGTCCGGCTGTCGTACGCCGACCTGCGTGACCAGGTCGCCCGCGCCCGAGAAGGTCTGAGGCGGCTGGGCGTCGGCAAGGGCGACCGGGTCGTGTCCTGTCTGCCCAACATCCCCGAGGCGGTTGTCGCCTACCTCGCCACCGCGAGCCTGGGCGCGGTCTGGGCCTCCTGCGCTCCGGAGTTCGGCGTGCCGAGCGTGATCGACCGGTTCGGCCAGCTCGAACCGAAGGTCCTGCTGGCCGTCCCGGGCTACGTCTACGGCGGGAAGCAGATTGACCGGCGGGCCGAAGTGGCGCGCATCCGCGCGGCCCTGCCGAGCGTCGAGCGGGTCGTCGACGTGCCGTACGGCCCCGGCACGCTGCCGGACGCGGTCGGCTGGGACGCCCTGCTCGCCGATTCCGGGCCACTGGTCTTCGAGCCGGTGCCGTTCGACCATCCGCTGTGCGTGCTGTTCTCCTCCGGCACCACGGGAAAGCCCAAGGCGATCGTGCACGGCCACGGGGGGATCCTGCTCGAACACCTCAAGAGCCTGGCACTGCACTGGGACCTGCGGGCCGGCGACCGCATGCTGTGGTTTACCACCACGGGCTGGATGATGTGGCAGGTCCTCGTTTCCTGCCTGCTCACGCGCGCCTCGATCGTGCTCCTTGACGGCAACCCGCTCCACCCCGACCTGCGGCACCAGTGGCGGGTGGCCGAAGAGACCCGCGCCACCCACTTCGGGTCCAGCCCCGGCTATCTCATGGCCTGCCGGAAGGCAGGGGTGCGACCGGCCGAGGAGTTCGACCTGTCCGCCGTACGACACCTGCCCGTCGCCGGGAGTCCGCTGCCGGCCGAGGGGTTCCGGTGGATCCACGAGCAGTTCGGCGACACCGTTCTGCTCAACGTCGGCAGCGGCGGCACCGACGTCTGCACCGGTCTCGTCCAGGGTTCGCCGCTGCAGCCGGTGTGGGAGGGCGAGATGTCGGGGCCCGCGCTCGGCGTGCACGCTCAGGCGTTCGATCCCCGGGGCGAGCCCGTGGTCGGCCGGCTGGGGGAACTGGTCGTCATCGCGCCGATGCCGTCCATGCCGGTCGGACTGTGGGGCGACGACCCCGGGGCGAGCCGCTACCGCGCCACCTACTTCGACCGGTACCCGGGCATCTGGCGGCACGGCGACTGGATCCGCTTCGGCGAGGACCGCGGCTGTGTCATCACCGGCCGTTCCGACGCCACCCTCAACCGCGGCGGGGTGCGGCTCGGCACCGCGGAGTTCTACCGGGTCGTCGAGGAGATGCCCGAGATCGACGACAGCCTCGTCGTCCATCTGGAGGACCCGGAGGGCGGCCCCGGGGAGCTGGCGCTGTTCGTCGTCACACGGCAGTCGCTGGACGAGGTCCTGCGGGACCGGCTGAAGGCCGCCATCCGCTCGGCGCTGTCGCCCCGGCACGTCCCGGACACCGTCGAGGCAGTCCCCGCCATCCCCTACAACCGTACCGGCAAGAAGCTCGAGGTCCCCGTCAAGCGCATCCTGCGCGGAGCCGACCCGGACGACGTCGTCGCCCCCGGCTCGATCAGCGATCCGGCCTCGCTCGACGCGTTCGTCGCCATGGCCCGGCGCCGTCGGGTTCCTGTGCGCCTCGCCGCACCGTCGACGAGCGCGCCACCTACCAACCCACCGAACAGCAAGGAGTGA
- a CDS encoding NAD(P)-binding protein yields MSTAALLPIAILGAGIGGLAAAGRLRAEGCDVEVYDQAAVKRERCAALGLRASTVRILEDWGLDGTYESYVYPFDARAAARPAPRRDPAHVSRDVAVPPAAAGRPRGVPVATAVKPEDPSTRT; encoded by the coding sequence ATGAGTACGGCAGCATTGTTGCCCATCGCGATCCTCGGAGCCGGCATCGGCGGTCTGGCCGCGGCCGGCAGGCTGCGGGCGGAAGGCTGTGACGTCGAGGTGTACGACCAGGCGGCCGTCAAACGGGAACGCTGCGCCGCGCTCGGCCTGCGCGCCAGCACGGTACGGATCCTGGAGGACTGGGGCCTGGACGGCACGTACGAGTCGTACGTGTACCCCTTCGACGCCCGCGCCGCCGCGCGCCCCGCTCCCCGCCGAGATCCAGCGCATGTCTCGCGAGATGTCGCCGTTCCTCCGGCTGCAGCCGGCCGCCCCCGAGGCGTCCCGGTGGCCACGGCGGTGAAGCCCGAAGACCCGAGCACGAGAACGTAA
- a CDS encoding fumarylacetoacetate hydrolase family protein, with protein MRIASYEGRLTLLVDGGGIDVATATGGSFTPDVLDAIERWDELTEVAAGLRGPVRPVDPARLDAPVRLPRQVFAVGLNYRDHAAEAGIRELPTAPPVFTKFPVCVTGPEATVTLPSTDVDYEAELVVVIGRRAEHIAEGVAWGHVAGLMVGQDLSERKVQLAGPVPQFSLGKSFPGFGPTGPAIVSPDEFADPDALEIGCSVADWVLQSGNTKDMIFPVPELIARLSRVCPLLPGDLIFTGTPAGVGMSHTPPRFLRPGETLTTFVETVGTIHTTFTVGPGHDEAAPEE; from the coding sequence GTGAGGATTGCCAGTTATGAAGGCCGGCTGACCCTGCTGGTGGACGGCGGCGGTATCGATGTCGCGACGGCGACCGGTGGGTCGTTCACGCCCGACGTGCTGGACGCGATCGAGCGCTGGGACGAGCTGACCGAGGTGGCGGCAGGGCTGCGCGGGCCGGTGCGGCCGGTGGATCCGGCCCGGCTGGACGCGCCGGTGCGGCTGCCCCGTCAGGTGTTCGCAGTAGGGCTCAACTACCGCGATCACGCCGCGGAGGCCGGCATCCGGGAGCTGCCGACAGCCCCGCCCGTCTTCACGAAGTTCCCCGTCTGCGTCACCGGCCCCGAGGCGACGGTGACGCTTCCCAGCACGGACGTCGACTACGAGGCCGAGCTGGTGGTGGTGATCGGCCGGCGTGCCGAACACATCGCCGAGGGAGTCGCCTGGGGTCACGTGGCCGGGCTGATGGTGGGCCAGGACCTGTCGGAACGGAAGGTTCAGCTGGCCGGCCCGGTGCCTCAGTTCTCGCTCGGCAAGTCGTTTCCCGGCTTCGGGCCGACCGGCCCCGCCATCGTCTCGCCGGACGAGTTCGCCGACCCAGACGCCCTCGAAATAGGTTGTTCAGTGGCGGACTGGGTCCTCCAGTCGGGCAACACGAAAGACATGATCTTCCCCGTTCCCGAGCTGATCGCGCGCTTGTCGCGCGTCTGCCCGCTGCTGCCGGGAGACCTGATCTTCACCGGCACGCCCGCCGGGGTGGGCATGAGCCACACCCCGCCGCGGTTCCTGCGCCCCGGCGAGACGCTGACGACCTTCGTGGAGACCGTCGGGACGATCCACACGACCTTCACCGTCGGCCCCGGTCACGACGAGGCCGCACCGGAGGAATGA
- a CDS encoding MFS transporter: MRRSSPPASRSLSAATPGARRNPVPVRERTMMSAYRPSPDTLPLETPPRPKPSLREYLSGLRHYPAAAWKAGAACVIAMLFSPVALSTTVTLMVKPMSSDFGWAQSKTLTAFNIPTILAPFILPLAGRMVDRWGARVIAIPGMAVYALGIGAVGLIGASTVQLILVLLVANFAGYTAIFGVVYKVVAQWFPRHRGSGYSLLIGVSASLGGAVLSPVCQLSINAIGWRTTELVIGASILLISFSAQVFLLSQPAPTAETAETAERQSAAGLPQALDGSRIPVGKFLRTRAWLLLNVMLALSVGVVMSVRLNAVSLFGDRGYSATTVALSVSVLLVGSIIGQILAGFTLDRSRSARDFVPFSVCLLVGTLMIFLANGSVWLLYLSMGVLGLMTGAESTVGPYLLSRYFGLRVFAQLQGISLAISICVGIGLFPILTEASAESTGGYGAALVVASVLSALSLVLLFLMPRFPDEGEVEAAADDSRAGALLPE, encoded by the coding sequence TTGCGGCGCTCATCGCCGCCTGCGAGCCGTTCTCTGTCGGCCGCTACGCCTGGAGCACGGCGAAACCCCGTGCCTGTGCGAGAAAGGACAATGATGTCCGCTTACCGGCCCAGCCCCGATACCCTGCCGCTCGAAACACCGCCCCGCCCCAAACCGTCCCTGCGGGAGTACCTCTCCGGCCTCCGGCACTATCCAGCGGCGGCGTGGAAGGCCGGGGCCGCCTGTGTAATCGCCATGCTCTTCAGCCCCGTGGCCCTCAGCACGACCGTCACGCTCATGGTCAAACCGATGTCCAGCGACTTCGGCTGGGCACAGTCGAAAACCTTGACCGCTTTCAACATCCCGACGATCCTCGCCCCGTTCATCCTGCCCCTCGCCGGTCGCATGGTCGACCGCTGGGGGGCCCGGGTCATCGCGATACCGGGCATGGCCGTGTACGCGCTCGGAATCGGCGCAGTCGGCCTCATCGGCGCGAGCACCGTACAACTGATCCTGGTTCTTCTGGTGGCCAACTTCGCCGGGTACACCGCCATCTTCGGCGTGGTCTACAAGGTCGTCGCGCAATGGTTCCCCCGCCATCGCGGATCGGGTTACTCGCTGCTCATCGGTGTCTCGGCCAGCCTGGGCGGGGCGGTGCTCTCACCGGTGTGCCAGCTGTCCATCAACGCGATCGGCTGGCGGACGACCGAGCTGGTGATCGGCGCGAGCATCCTGCTGATCTCCTTCTCCGCCCAGGTGTTCCTGCTCTCCCAGCCGGCGCCGACGGCGGAGACGGCCGAAACAGCCGAGAGGCAGTCCGCGGCGGGCCTTCCGCAAGCACTGGACGGCTCCCGCATACCGGTCGGAAAGTTCCTGCGCACTCGCGCCTGGCTTCTCCTGAACGTCATGCTGGCCCTGTCGGTCGGCGTGGTGATGAGCGTCCGCCTGAACGCCGTGTCGCTCTTCGGTGACCGCGGCTACTCGGCGACGACTGTGGCACTGTCGGTGTCGGTCCTGCTCGTGGGATCGATCATCGGGCAGATTCTCGCGGGTTTCACCCTCGACCGGTCGAGGAGTGCCCGGGATTTCGTCCCCTTCTCGGTGTGCCTTCTGGTAGGCACGCTCATGATCTTCCTCGCCAACGGAAGCGTGTGGCTGCTCTACCTCTCGATGGGAGTGTTGGGCCTGATGACGGGAGCGGAGTCCACGGTCGGCCCGTACCTGCTGTCCCGCTACTTCGGGCTGCGGGTCTTCGCCCAGCTCCAGGGCATCTCCCTGGCAATCAGCATCTGCGTCGGCATCGGCCTGTTCCCGATCTTGACGGAGGCGTCGGCCGAGAGCACAGGCGGATACGGCGCCGCACTGGTCGTCGCGAGCGTGTTGTCGGCACTCAGCCTCGTCCTGCTCTTCCTGATGCCGCGCTTTCCGGACGAGGGCGAGGTCGAGGCAGCGGCCGACGACAGCCGGGCGGGTGCGCTTCTTCCCGAGTGA
- a CDS encoding flavin reductase family protein: MVDRERVRRDGVPRDERRPEPATALDERTLREAFSCFPSGVIAMCGTEGDDPVGMAVSSFTSVSLAPPLVSVCLQTSSRTWRSLRALPQLGLSVLGEGQDTVCRALAGREEDRFTGVRWKATEHGAVFVHGAIAWFDCTLRDELPAGDHAIALLEVGRLWTVSAADPLVFHGSRFRRLDSGERSAVPA; this comes from the coding sequence ATGGTTGACCGGGAGCGTGTGCGGCGCGACGGCGTCCCAAGGGACGAACGTCGGCCGGAGCCGGCGACCGCCCTCGACGAGCGGACCCTGCGAGAGGCGTTCAGCTGCTTCCCCAGCGGAGTGATCGCAATGTGCGGGACAGAGGGCGACGACCCGGTGGGTATGGCCGTGAGCTCGTTCACTTCGGTGTCGCTGGCTCCCCCGCTGGTTTCGGTCTGCCTGCAGACCTCGTCGCGCACCTGGCGAAGCCTGAGGGCACTGCCCCAGCTGGGCCTGAGCGTACTGGGGGAGGGCCAGGACACGGTGTGTCGTGCGCTGGCCGGCCGGGAGGAGGACCGTTTCACGGGCGTGCGCTGGAAGGCGACTGAGCACGGCGCCGTGTTCGTGCACGGCGCGATCGCGTGGTTCGACTGCACACTGCGCGACGAACTGCCCGCTGGCGACCACGCCATCGCACTGCTGGAGGTCGGCCGTCTGTGGACGGTTTCCGCCGCCGACCCCCTGGTCTTCCACGGCAGCCGATTCCGGCGCCTGGACAGCGGTGAGCGATCGGCGGTGCCCGCCTGA
- a CDS encoding acyl-CoA dehydrogenase family protein translates to MSEQNASRSGAARGLVPLLRRNALAGEEIGALTPETLQAMHEAGVFKIMLPPELGGDALGARDTVEVIAALAEGDGAAAWTVFVSGGIRNLLGFPEQAVEEVFKEVDTWVGPLAVGASVFSPLVGAARAVDGGFLVSGKWAFGSGCKHAAWAVVGVEYEDAQGRLRRAMALLRREQYTIVDDWRVMGLKGTSSNSITVEGEVFVPEHRVLDMADLPAAMDGVRERYSGVGFRNGARALMVITCLTNVAIALGMAQGTLDCFIEQARARKPFNLPYPTVADMPSTQVSAGTARAMVNIAEAVILRHADEVDRRALAGEDFTAAEESEITMDLVYAVRLCADAVDRLQLALGSSTVSLNNPIQRFVRDIRVLATHGAIRFDPMAEISGRQVLGLEPLSMFASGLPQVG, encoded by the coding sequence ATGAGTGAGCAGAATGCCTCGCGCTCCGGCGCCGCACGCGGCCTTGTGCCACTGTTGCGCCGCAACGCCCTCGCAGGAGAGGAGATCGGCGCGCTGACCCCGGAAACCCTCCAGGCGATGCACGAGGCCGGCGTGTTCAAGATCATGCTTCCGCCCGAACTCGGCGGGGACGCCCTCGGCGCACGCGACACCGTCGAGGTCATCGCGGCGCTGGCGGAGGGGGACGGAGCGGCCGCATGGACCGTGTTCGTATCGGGCGGCATCCGCAATCTGCTCGGCTTTCCCGAGCAGGCCGTCGAGGAGGTGTTCAAGGAGGTCGACACCTGGGTCGGGCCGCTCGCTGTGGGTGCCTCGGTGTTCTCCCCCCTCGTGGGCGCGGCACGCGCGGTGGATGGGGGCTTCCTCGTCTCCGGCAAGTGGGCCTTCGGCAGCGGATGCAAGCATGCGGCCTGGGCGGTCGTCGGCGTGGAGTACGAGGACGCGCAGGGCCGACTCCGCCGGGCGATGGCGCTCCTGCGGCGTGAGCAGTACACGATCGTGGACGACTGGCGGGTCATGGGCCTGAAGGGCACGTCGAGCAACTCGATCACGGTCGAGGGAGAGGTCTTCGTCCCTGAGCACCGAGTCCTTGACATGGCCGATCTCCCCGCGGCCATGGACGGCGTCCGCGAGCGTTACTCGGGCGTCGGATTCCGCAACGGGGCGCGGGCGCTGATGGTCATCACCTGTCTCACCAACGTGGCGATCGCCCTCGGCATGGCCCAAGGCACCCTGGACTGCTTCATCGAGCAGGCCAGGGCACGCAAGCCGTTCAATCTGCCTTATCCGACGGTGGCGGACATGCCGTCCACCCAGGTGTCCGCCGGTACGGCGCGAGCGATGGTCAATATCGCCGAAGCCGTGATCCTTCGGCACGCCGACGAGGTGGACCGTCGGGCGCTGGCGGGGGAGGACTTCACCGCGGCGGAGGAGTCCGAGATCACCATGGACCTCGTCTACGCCGTCCGGCTCTGCGCGGACGCGGTGGACCGACTCCAACTCGCCCTCGGCTCTTCGACGGTGAGCCTGAACAACCCGATCCAGCGCTTCGTGCGCGACATACGCGTGCTGGCGACCCACGGCGCCATCCGGTTCGACCCGATGGCTGAGATCAGCGGCCGCCAGGTCCTCGGCCTCGAGCCCCTGTCCATGTTCGCCAGCGGCCTGCCGCAGGTCGGCTGA
- a CDS encoding GntR family transcriptional regulator: MPATDAAVTRTERAYQQIRTDILAGRLRPGSPLRLAALAGEFSVSMSVVREALNRLSGHGLVTTTPNQGFRVTPLSRADLEDLTALRLTLECQALAGSIASADVRWEGEVVSAHHVLERTPISDGRSPGASDEWTEAHAAFHDALVAACGRPRLLALVRSLRDTAEVYRQWAGPLGEKRGRDVEVEHRALMELATARRTEDAVEALRAHIQRTTDILLAQDIAGTDAVPAGDARGSHGAILLR, from the coding sequence ATGCCGGCAACCGACGCAGCGGTCACCCGAACGGAACGCGCCTACCAGCAGATCCGGACCGACATCCTGGCGGGCCGCCTCAGGCCGGGCTCGCCACTGCGCCTGGCCGCCCTGGCCGGTGAGTTCTCGGTCAGCATGTCCGTCGTACGGGAGGCGCTGAACCGTCTGAGCGGGCACGGACTGGTCACGACGACGCCGAACCAGGGTTTCCGGGTCACCCCGCTCTCCCGCGCCGACCTGGAAGACCTCACCGCACTGCGCCTCACCCTGGAGTGCCAGGCCCTGGCGGGCTCCATCGCCTCCGCCGACGTCCGCTGGGAGGGCGAGGTGGTCTCGGCCCACCACGTGCTGGAACGAACGCCGATCTCCGACGGCCGGTCGCCGGGCGCGAGCGACGAGTGGACCGAGGCACACGCCGCGTTCCACGACGCCCTCGTCGCGGCCTGCGGCAGGCCACGCCTGCTCGCACTGGTGCGGTCCCTGCGGGACACCGCCGAGGTGTACCGGCAGTGGGCCGGTCCGCTGGGTGAGAAGCGCGGCCGCGATGTCGAGGTCGAGCACCGTGCCCTGATGGAGCTCGCAACCGCACGACGCACCGAAGACGCGGTCGAGGCCCTGCGCGCGCACATCCAGCGCACTACCGACATCCTGCTCGCGCAGGATATTGCCGGGACCGACGCCGTGCCCGCCGGCGACGCTCGGGGCAGCCATGGCGCGATCCTCCTCCGGTGA
- a CDS encoding NADPH-dependent FMN reductase, whose protein sequence is MPTLHVVVGSTRPGRLALPIAQWAAQAAEQHGGFDVQLVDLAEFGLPLLDEPAHPRTGQYAHEHTRAWSATVDEADAFVFVTPEYNFGPPAALLNAISYLHREWLCKPAAFVSYGGVAAGLRSVQVLKQVLTTLKVMPIPEGVAIPFVFQLVQDGSFQPTPPLEAAATDMLDELLRWTEPLQLLRKGLVPAQ, encoded by the coding sequence GTGCCCACGTTGCATGTAGTGGTCGGCAGTACCCGCCCCGGCCGTCTGGCGCTGCCCATCGCGCAGTGGGCGGCGCAGGCCGCCGAACAGCACGGCGGCTTCGACGTCCAACTCGTCGACCTGGCCGAGTTCGGACTTCCGCTCCTCGACGAACCGGCGCACCCGCGTACGGGGCAGTACGCCCACGAGCACACCCGTGCCTGGAGCGCCACGGTCGACGAGGCGGACGCCTTCGTCTTCGTGACGCCCGAGTACAACTTCGGTCCTCCCGCCGCATTGCTGAACGCGATCTCCTACCTCCACCGGGAGTGGCTGTGCAAGCCGGCCGCGTTCGTGAGTTATGGCGGCGTGGCGGCCGGCCTGCGATCGGTGCAGGTACTCAAGCAGGTACTGACGACCCTGAAGGTGATGCCGATCCCGGAGGGCGTCGCGATCCCCTTCGTGTTCCAGCTCGTCCAGGACGGCAGCTTCCAGCCAACCCCGCCCCTGGAGGCGGCCGCCACGGACATGCTCGACGAACTTCTGCGCTGGACCGAGCCGCTGCAGCTCCTGCGCAAGGGGCTCGTGCCCGCGCAGTGA